In the genome of Cronobacter malonaticus LMG 23826, one region contains:
- the rpsF gene encoding 30S ribosomal protein S6: MRHYEIVFMVHPDQSEQVPGMIERYSAAITGAEGKIHRLEDWGRRQLAYPINKLHKAHYVLMNVEAPQEVIDELETTFRFNDAVIRSMVMRTKHAVTEASPMVKAKDERRERRDDFANETADDAEAGDSEE, translated from the coding sequence ATGCGTCATTACGAAATCGTTTTTATGGTCCATCCTGACCAGAGCGAACAGGTTCCGGGCATGATCGAGCGCTACTCTGCTGCCATCACTGGTGCAGAAGGCAAGATCCACCGTCTGGAAGACTGGGGCCGCCGTCAGCTGGCTTACCCGATCAACAAACTGCACAAAGCACACTACGTTCTGATGAACGTTGAAGCGCCGCAGGAAGTTATCGATGAGCTGGAAACTACCTTCCGCTTCAACGATGCCGTTATCCGCAGCATGGTTATGCGCACCAAACACGCCGTAACTGAAGCCTCTCCGATGGTTAAAGCGAAAGACGAGCGCCGTGAGCGTCGCGATGATTTCGCTAACGAAACCGCTGATGATGCTGAAGCTGGGGATTCTGAAGAGTAA
- the priB gene encoding primosomal replication protein N: MANRLVLSGTVCRAPLRKVSPSGIPHCQFVLEHRSVQEEAGFHRQAWCQMPVIISGHENQAVTHSITVGTQITVQGFISCHKAKNGLSKMVLHAEQIELIDSGD, translated from the coding sequence ATGGCCAACCGTCTGGTGTTGTCCGGCACCGTGTGCAGGGCACCCCTTCGTAAGGTCAGCCCATCAGGAATTCCTCATTGCCAGTTCGTGCTTGAGCATCGTTCTGTGCAGGAGGAGGCCGGTTTCCACCGGCAGGCGTGGTGCCAGATGCCTGTAATAATCAGCGGGCACGAGAACCAGGCCGTTACTCACAGTATAACGGTCGGCACGCAAATCACCGTTCAGGGGTTCATCAGTTGCCACAAGGCAAAGAACGGACTGAGCAAAATGGTGTTGCATGCCGAGCAGATTGAATTGATAGATTCTGGAGACTAG
- the rpsR gene encoding 30S ribosomal protein S18, producing the protein MARYFRRRKFCRFTAEGVQEIDYKDIATLKNYITESGKIVPSRITGTRAKYQRQLARAIKRARYLSLLPYTDRHQ; encoded by the coding sequence ATGGCACGTTATTTCCGTCGTCGCAAGTTCTGCCGTTTCACCGCGGAAGGCGTTCAAGAGATCGACTATAAAGATATCGCTACGCTGAAAAACTACATCACCGAAAGCGGTAAGATTGTCCCGAGCCGTATCACCGGTACCCGTGCAAAATACCAGCGTCAGCTGGCTCGCGCTATCAAACGCGCTCGCTACCTGTCCCTGCTGCCGTACACTGATCGTCATCAGTAA
- the rplI gene encoding 50S ribosomal protein L9 produces MQVILLDKVANLGSLGDQVNVKAGYARNFLVPQGKAVPATKKNVEFFEARRAELEAKLADVLAAAEARAEKINALGSVTIASKAGDEGKLFGSIGTRDIADAVTAAGVEVAKSEVRLPNGVLRTTGEHEVDFQVHSEVFAKLTVNVVAE; encoded by the coding sequence ATGCAAGTTATTCTGCTTGATAAAGTAGCAAACCTGGGCAGCCTGGGCGACCAGGTAAACGTTAAAGCGGGCTACGCTCGTAACTTCTTGGTTCCGCAGGGCAAAGCTGTGCCGGCTACCAAGAAAAACGTTGAGTTCTTCGAAGCACGTCGCGCTGAACTGGAAGCCAAACTGGCTGACGTTCTGGCCGCTGCTGAAGCTCGCGCAGAGAAAATCAATGCGCTGGGCTCTGTTACCATCGCGTCCAAAGCGGGCGACGAAGGTAAACTGTTCGGTTCCATCGGTACTCGCGACATCGCTGACGCTGTAACTGCAGCTGGCGTTGAAGTGGCTAAGAGCGAAGTTCGTCTGCCGAACGGCGTTCTGCGTACCACTGGCGAACACGAAGTGGACTTCCAGGTTCACAGCGAAGTATTCGCTAAACTGACTGTCAACGTGGTTGCTGAGTAA
- a CDS encoding OapA family protein: protein MPGRIKPLLAQVWHAPDRIRLMDPLPPAHRRGIILCAVVIALCFLWPSSNEPEAPQRRDAQLDFNRTPEAPVQPQAVAPVETPEANVQQPASSAPVQPFQNNDIEQQWRTYRVESGKTLAQLFRDHGLPPEDVYAMAKVEGDGKPLSNLQQGQMVQVRQNASGVVTALTIDTGDNQQVLFTRQPDGSFLRVR from the coding sequence ATGCCTGGACGAATTAAACCGCTGCTGGCGCAGGTATGGCACGCCCCGGACCGCATCCGGCTGATGGACCCGCTACCGCCTGCGCACCGACGCGGCATTATTCTTTGCGCGGTCGTCATCGCGCTGTGCTTTTTATGGCCTTCTTCCAACGAGCCGGAAGCGCCGCAGCGCCGCGACGCGCAGCTCGACTTCAACCGTACGCCAGAAGCCCCCGTACAGCCGCAGGCGGTAGCGCCTGTGGAAACGCCGGAGGCGAACGTCCAGCAACCTGCGTCCAGCGCGCCGGTGCAGCCGTTCCAGAATAATGATATCGAGCAGCAGTGGCGCACTTATCGCGTCGAATCCGGCAAAACGCTGGCGCAGCTGTTCCGCGATCACGGACTACCGCCTGAAGATGTGTACGCGATGGCGAAAGTGGAAGGCGACGGCAAGCCGCTCAGTAATCTCCAGCAGGGGCAGATGGTGCAGGTTCGTCAGAACGCCAGCGGCGTGGTGACGGCACTGACCATTGATACCGGCGATAACCAGCAGGTGTTGTTTACCCGCCAGCCGGACGGCAGTTTCCTACGCGTGCGCTGA
- the fklB gene encoding FKBP-type peptidyl-prolyl cis-trans isomerase, which produces MTTPSFDTIEAQASYGIGLQVGQQLRESGLQGLLPEALVAGLRDALEGNQPAVPVDVVHRALREIHERADAVRRERQQEMAVEGQKYLDENREREGVNSTESGLQFRVLTQGDGPIPSRKDRVRVHYTGKLIDGTVFDSSVARGEPAEFPVSGVIAGWIEALTLMPVGSKWELTIPHNLAYGERGAGASIPPFSTLVFEVELLEIL; this is translated from the coding sequence ATGACAACCCCTTCTTTTGACACCATCGAAGCGCAGGCAAGCTACGGCATTGGCTTACAGGTCGGACAGCAACTGCGCGAGTCGGGCTTACAGGGTCTGCTGCCGGAAGCGCTGGTGGCGGGGCTGCGTGACGCGCTGGAAGGCAACCAGCCAGCCGTTCCTGTTGACGTAGTGCACCGCGCGCTGCGTGAAATCCACGAGCGCGCCGACGCCGTGCGCCGTGAGCGCCAGCAGGAGATGGCGGTAGAAGGCCAGAAATATCTGGATGAAAACCGCGAGCGCGAAGGGGTGAACAGCACCGAATCCGGCCTGCAATTCCGCGTGCTGACCCAGGGTGATGGCCCGATCCCGTCCCGTAAAGATCGCGTACGCGTGCACTACACCGGCAAGCTTATCGACGGCACCGTGTTTGACAGCTCCGTCGCACGCGGCGAACCGGCGGAATTCCCGGTGAGCGGCGTGATCGCAGGCTGGATCGAAGCGCTGACCCTGATGCCGGTCGGCTCCAAATGGGAACTGACCATTCCGCACAACCTGGCCTACGGCGAGCGCGGCGCGGGCGCGTCTATTCCGCCGTTCAGCACGCTGGTCTTTGAAGTCGAACTGCTGGAAATCCTGTAA